From a region of the Sulfoacidibacillus ferrooxidans genome:
- a CDS encoding YgaP family membrane protein produces the protein MKNVGGIDRTLRIILGAVFIIYGVMHLHAILGIIGLILGVVFVLTGMIGTCVLYLPFGIRTCPLRQPEDKRK, from the coding sequence ATGAAAAACGTAGGTGGCATTGATCGTACATTACGCATCATTCTTGGCGCAGTTTTCATTATTTATGGAGTTATGCATTTACATGCTATATTAGGTATTATTGGATTAATCCTTGGTGTCGTTTTCGTACTGACAGGAATGATTGGTACATGTGTACTATACTTACCATTTGGTATTCGCACATGCCCATTGAGGCAACCAGAGGATAAAAGAAAATAG
- a CDS encoding PIG-L deacetylase family protein — translation MQGKNVLVCIAHPDDEVFCSGTILRLSDAGNNVTLVVGTQGEKGSHDPTMSPEGIAELRKLELDEAAKRLGIHKVIQLGYRDGELQYASDLKETLFRLVRSVQPDVVITFDPWKRYEIHSDHRIIGFAMIEAAHLGANCWYYHNQLTNDIICHRSQELYLFNCDEPNYYVDITEVFERKLHAAEAHASQFGGEINESRLRQIVNQMNPDVQMTIEPLHKMWHSQLYL, via the coding sequence ATGCAAGGGAAAAATGTATTGGTTTGCATAGCCCATCCAGACGATGAAGTATTTTGTTCAGGCACTATTTTACGTCTTTCTGATGCGGGGAATAACGTAACTTTAGTGGTTGGAACGCAGGGAGAAAAGGGAAGCCACGACCCAACGATGTCACCAGAAGGCATTGCTGAATTGAGGAAACTGGAACTCGATGAGGCAGCTAAACGACTTGGAATTCACAAAGTCATCCAACTAGGATATCGAGATGGAGAATTACAGTATGCCAGTGATTTAAAAGAAACATTGTTTCGATTGGTAAGATCTGTTCAGCCAGACGTCGTAATTACGTTTGATCCTTGGAAAAGGTATGAAATACATTCTGATCATAGAATTATTGGTTTTGCGATGATTGAAGCGGCCCACTTAGGTGCGAATTGTTGGTATTATCACAACCAGCTAACGAATGACATCATTTGTCATCGGAGTCAAGAACTCTATTTGTTTAATTGCGACGAACCTAATTATTATGTGGACATCACGGAAGTATTTGAACGCAAGCTACATGCTGCAGAGGCGCATGCTAGTCAGTTTGGAGGAGAAATTAATGAAAGTCGTCTGCGTCAAATAGTGAATCAAATGAATCCTGACGTCCAAATGACCATTGAACCTCTCCACAAAATGTGGCACTCACAGCTTTACCTATAA
- a CDS encoding ArsR/SmtB family transcription factor: MTQNKEEQQLRDSKLPMYIKVNLETIFKVLSDTTRLRMFNMLNDKGGVCCRIVPDPGQEETQYGLCVQDFVAHLQLPQSTVSHHLSLLRNAGLVRSVKKGLWVYYYRDERAVELFKRVVESL; the protein is encoded by the coding sequence TTGACTCAAAATAAAGAAGAACAACAACTCAGGGATTCAAAACTGCCCATGTATATAAAAGTAAATTTAGAAACTATATTTAAGGTACTGTCTGATACTACACGATTACGCATGTTCAATATGTTGAACGATAAGGGTGGTGTGTGTTGTCGGATCGTTCCTGATCCGGGTCAAGAAGAAACTCAATATGGACTTTGCGTTCAGGACTTTGTTGCTCATTTACAGTTACCACAATCGACCGTATCTCATCATTTATCCTTGCTTCGCAATGCTGGGCTTGTGCGGAGTGTGAAGAAAGGATTGTGGGTGTATTACTACCGAGATGAACGCGCAGTAGAACTGTTTAAACGTGTAGTGGAATCTTTATAG
- a CDS encoding DsrE family protein: MGNTTNSKGKMGIMIVSKDEQRVKVALSLALHIQEAPEQDGVSHLEVYLFAEATDLIDHASDEIKQMISELISRGVMVGACKNLVDAYHVHEKAIALNLQVSGANATLGRWANEHYVTLSF, encoded by the coding sequence ATGGGAAATACAACGAATTCAAAGGGTAAAATGGGTATCATGATTGTGAGCAAGGATGAGCAGCGAGTAAAAGTGGCATTGTCTTTAGCTTTACATATTCAAGAAGCCCCTGAACAAGATGGAGTCAGTCATCTAGAAGTTTATTTATTTGCAGAGGCAACTGATCTCATCGATCATGCATCGGATGAAATTAAGCAGATGATCAGTGAGTTAATATCTCGAGGTGTCATGGTGGGAGCGTGTAAAAATTTAGTTGATGCGTATCATGTACATGAAAAAGCAATTGCACTCAACCTTCAAGTATCTGGTGCCAATGCAACTTTAGGCCGCTGGGCCAATGAACATTATGTAACACTCAGTTTCTAA
- a CDS encoding MFS transporter, with amino-acid sequence MNQESHELGIKPNLQQFLWLVFSTILVGMTVGLERTVVPLLGKDVYHITSISVIFAFIIAFGATKAVLNLVAGQFSDALGRRPVLIMGWLLGIPMIVLLLFIHTWTAVIIANIFLGANQAFAWTMTVTKQLDLVGTKQRGLAMGINEATGYIGVAISTIATGIIAERYGLIQAPFVYGAVVLLFGLGTSVFVIRETRGHVLKEAKAIQGSASTMKKKKVGVGEIIWTTTFANPTLSACSQAGLVNKLADTLVWAMLPLYLAHLHVSIIDIGYIGGAYTIIWGFAQFGTGILSDVIGRKPPIVMGMALLGVGIVAFGLGHSVSWWMITAAVMGLGMALLYPNLNAAVADVAPPEIRGGVLGVYRLWRDGGYAIGGLLLGFTIHSMGMLNSLYMIGIIVLVSMVVVLIRMKETHPRRQ; translated from the coding sequence GTGAATCAAGAATCTCATGAATTAGGGATAAAACCTAATTTGCAGCAATTTTTATGGCTTGTTTTTAGTACGATTCTAGTCGGGATGACCGTTGGATTAGAACGAACGGTTGTTCCGTTACTCGGTAAAGATGTCTATCATATCACTTCCATAAGTGTTATCTTTGCGTTCATTATTGCATTTGGTGCAACAAAGGCTGTTTTAAATCTTGTCGCCGGACAATTCTCAGATGCTTTAGGCAGACGGCCTGTTCTCATTATGGGTTGGTTACTTGGGATACCGATGATCGTTTTATTGTTGTTTATTCATACGTGGACAGCAGTGATCATTGCAAATATTTTTCTCGGGGCTAATCAGGCATTTGCTTGGACCATGACCGTCACTAAGCAGCTAGATCTAGTAGGAACAAAGCAACGTGGTTTGGCGATGGGCATTAATGAGGCAACAGGATATATCGGAGTGGCCATTTCGACTATAGCAACAGGGATCATCGCAGAGCGCTATGGACTGATACAGGCGCCTTTCGTATACGGTGCAGTTGTCTTATTATTTGGGCTCGGAACAAGTGTATTCGTCATTCGCGAGACAAGAGGCCATGTTTTAAAAGAAGCAAAAGCAATACAAGGCTCAGCATCAACGATGAAAAAAAAGAAAGTTGGTGTAGGTGAAATCATCTGGACGACCACATTCGCCAATCCGACATTATCAGCATGTAGTCAAGCAGGATTGGTCAATAAGCTGGCAGACACGTTAGTATGGGCGATGTTGCCGCTGTATTTAGCGCATTTGCATGTATCAATTATCGATATTGGATACATTGGAGGAGCGTACACCATCATTTGGGGATTTGCACAGTTTGGTACGGGAATTCTATCTGACGTTATTGGTCGCAAACCACCCATTGTCATGGGTATGGCGCTACTTGGGGTCGGAATAGTAGCTTTTGGTTTAGGTCATTCAGTATCTTGGTGGATGATAACTGCTGCAGTGATGGGACTTGGCATGGCCTTACTTTATCCGAATTTAAATGCTGCAGTGGCTGATGTTGCTCCACCTGAAATACGCGGGGGGGTGCTCGGGGTTTACCGATTGTGGCGCGATGGCGGCTATGCGATTGGTGGGTTATTGCTTGGTTTTACGATTCATTCAATGGGGATGCTAAATAGTCTTTATATGATTGGAATCATCGTACTTGTTTCAATGGTAGTTGTTCTCATACGCATGAAAGAAACACATCCTAGACGACAATAG
- a CDS encoding rhodanese-like domain-containing protein translates to MNEHRVTLSPIVTTILENRSIDVLDIRSIFDFTQSFIPFSLCIPESEPDFLVHVRKIFPHPRGILVIGNHATIPQSIVDAIHQVGGHIVDYVNFHEWSDGGYPLLSIETMDIEDILEGSSIFIDVRTKLEWENKNIRGSIHIPLSEIRDIAKTMEPTTTYVTYCAGVYRGLNGAALMRSQGLTVRYLVNGLNAWYNNHSK, encoded by the coding sequence ATGAATGAACATAGAGTCACTTTATCTCCTATCGTCACCACTATTCTAGAAAACCGCTCGATAGATGTTCTAGACATTCGTTCCATTTTTGATTTTACACAGTCTTTTATTCCATTTTCACTTTGTATACCTGAATCTGAGCCTGATTTTTTGGTTCATGTACGTAAAATTTTTCCTCATCCTCGAGGTATTCTTGTGATAGGCAATCATGCAACGATTCCCCAAAGTATAGTCGACGCGATCCATCAAGTTGGAGGACATATCGTGGATTACGTAAACTTTCATGAATGGAGTGATGGTGGGTATCCGCTACTAAGTATCGAAACCATGGATATAGAAGACATATTAGAAGGTTCAAGCATTTTCATTGATGTGCGGACAAAGTTGGAGTGGGAAAACAAAAACATCCGCGGATCTATCCATATTCCCTTGTCTGAGATCCGGGATATCGCCAAAACAATGGAACCTACCACAACATACGTTACTTACTGTGCAGGAGTCTATCGTGGACTCAATGGTGCAGCGCTCATGCGTTCGCAAGGTCTTACTGTTCGCTACCTCGTCAACGGGCTCAATGCATGGTATAACAACCATTCAAAATAG
- a CDS encoding TlpA family protein disulfide reductase: MVPFEHYIQEQQLNFPVALDNKGAVSDLYGVTGLPTQVLVSGSGHILWYHQGLLTYADLMKHINNMST; encoded by the coding sequence ATGGTTCCTTTTGAACACTACATCCAAGAACAACAACTGAACTTTCCTGTGGCATTAGACAATAAAGGTGCTGTCAGTGATTTATATGGAGTGACAGGGCTACCTACTCAAGTACTTGTATCAGGCAGTGGTCATATCTTATGGTATCATCAAGGACTATTGACCTATGCAGATCTTATGAAGCACATCAACAACATGAGCACCTAA
- a CDS encoding SCO family protein — protein sequence METTSPSTYSALINQDVDPGAPLHGRPAPDFSLVNQAGKTVSLHSMRGKTVVLAFMNSEGQTVSPLMAIVLRNFVYDLGSYQHDVQVIAVNTNPVARSVSAINHWSGNHKWPTDWPFLTGSTTALMHVWDDYAVSSQVIHGSF from the coding sequence ATAGAAACAACATCACCATCAACGTACTCAGCGCTGATCAATCAAGATGTTGATCCTGGTGCACCCTTACACGGTAGGCCTGCTCCTGATTTTTCCCTTGTCAATCAAGCAGGAAAGACGGTGTCGTTACATAGCATGCGAGGGAAAACTGTGGTGTTGGCTTTTATGAACAGTGAAGGTCAAACGGTTAGTCCACTGATGGCTATTGTATTGCGTAATTTTGTATACGATTTGGGCTCGTATCAACATGATGTACAGGTAATTGCAGTCAATACAAATCCTGTGGCTAGGAGCGTTTCTGCAATTAATCACTGGTCTGGTAATCACAAATGGCCAACTGATTGGCCTTTTTTAACTGGATCAACTACAGCACTTATGCATGTGTGGGACGACTATGCAGTCTCTAGTCAAGTGATCCATGGTTCCTTTTGA